A region of Arabidopsis thaliana chromosome 5, partial sequence DNA encodes the following proteins:
- a CDS encoding senescence regulator (Protein of unknown function, DUF584) (CONTAINS InterPro DOMAIN/s: Protein of unknown function DUF584 (InterPro:IPR007608); BEST Arabidopsis thaliana protein match is: AtS40-3 (TAIR:AT4G18980.1); Has 158 Blast hits to 158 proteins in 19 species: Archae - 0; Bacteria - 0; Metazoa - 0; Fungi - 0; Plants - 158; Viruses - 0; Other Eukaryotes - 0 (source: NCBI BLink).) codes for MSEEFQESDIIFSDQSKISTSSRYTKLYNSRNDEKKGTRRHETAEKTSPVRIPTNNFRCLEWDTTEEEDDKTPPHVIIERRMKEQIAFSACTLKGRDLSRHRNSVLRMTGFLEA; via the coding sequence ATGTCAGAAGAATTTCAAGAATCCGACATTATATTTTCCGACCAATCCAAAATATCAACTTCTAGCCGATATACTAAACTCTATAACTCAAGAAACGACGAGAAGAAGGGTACAAGACGGCATGAGACGGCGGAGAAAACATCTCCGGTGAGAATTCCGACGAATAATTTCCGATGTTTGGAATGGGACacgacggaggaggaggatgataAGACTCCTCCACATGTAATAATCGAACGACGAATGAAAGAGCAAATTGCGTTTTCCGCTTGTACTTTAAAAGGAAGAGACTTGAGCCGTCACCGGAACTCCGTTCTTAGGATGACCGGTTTTTTAGAAGCTTAA